In Arthrobacter citreus, a single genomic region encodes these proteins:
- a CDS encoding FadR family transcriptional regulator, with product MTNFSKVPRRKLADEVLEQLQRKIFSGEYKVGDKLPSEPQLMEELGVGRSTLREVIKILAHAGILEVRQGHGTHIISNSPVQNSLEKNLKDANKAHLLEARAMIDKEVTSLAVKRRNDDDLLQMKTYLDKRKNALKEGQYAEYLEADISFHLSIAKASKNPILIDLYQSFIPVLRQDLSKLIMNTSNYQDNSDIHEKLYLAILNQNEEDAIKYAMKNMEPL from the coding sequence ATGACGAATTTTTCAAAGGTGCCGCGTCGTAAATTAGCAGACGAGGTATTGGAACAATTACAAAGAAAAATTTTTTCTGGTGAATATAAAGTGGGTGACAAATTACCTTCAGAACCACAGTTAATGGAAGAATTAGGTGTTGGTCGTTCAACACTAAGAGAAGTAATTAAAATTTTAGCTCACGCAGGTATTTTAGAAGTTAGACAAGGTCATGGCACACATATCATTTCTAATAGTCCTGTTCAAAATTCGTTGGAAAAAAACTTGAAGGATGCAAATAAAGCACATCTTCTTGAAGCTAGAGCGATGATCGATAAAGAAGTGACATCATTAGCTGTTAAGCGCCGTAATGATGATGACCTTTTACAAATGAAAACGTATCTAGATAAACGAAAAAATGCACTGAAAGAAGGGCAGTATGCTGAATATTTAGAAGCAGATATTTCCTTTCATTTGTCAATTGCAAAAGCAAGTAAAAACCCAATACTGATTGATTTATATCAGTCATTTATTCCTGTTCTACGTCAAGATTTAAGTAAATTAATCATGAACACTTCCAATTATCAAGACAATTCGGATATACATGAGAAGTTGTACTTAGCAATTTTAAACCAAAATGAAGAAGATGCAATAAAATATGCGATGAAAAATATGGAGCCACTATAA
- a CDS encoding MFS transporter: MIKMKLKPIFYVLALFLVSINLRIGITSISPVLEIIRHDLNMSNFVVSFLTSIPVLCMGIFALFTGQLSNRWGSEKTIAACIILIGVATGLRAVATTSATLLFTALLVGIGIAIIGPLLSGFIKKMFPNKLGMMIGIYSVGMGLGASLSSGLTIPLQKTFGGSWNKALAIWGVLAIIAFIAWYPMIKKSVRNIENKKSGLPYKNKKAWMFTLIFGLQSGLFYCISTWLAPLAGKFGISSTKAGTVITLFTLVQMVCSFIIPTLADRFKNQKLYLIGSTIFVMAGLLFIIFEINLWIAVIFIGIALGGLFPLALVLPLNATNTAEEARAWTALMQSVGYIISGFIPIIAGLILDATGSIMNIFILLVVLSFILLCLILGIPLKETLKMSRKAS; the protein is encoded by the coding sequence ATGATCAAAATGAAATTAAAACCTATTTTTTATGTTTTAGCACTATTTTTAGTATCAATAAATTTACGGATTGGAATTACTTCAATTTCTCCAGTTTTAGAAATCATTCGACATGACTTAAATATGAGCAACTTTGTAGTTAGCTTTTTAACTTCTATTCCAGTTTTATGTATGGGGATATTTGCTTTATTTACTGGACAATTAAGTAATAGATGGGGTAGTGAAAAAACAATTGCTGCTTGTATAATATTAATCGGAGTCGCAACAGGTTTAAGAGCGGTAGCTACAACTTCTGCAACTTTATTATTTACCGCTTTGTTGGTTGGTATTGGAATTGCAATTATTGGTCCTTTACTTTCTGGATTTATAAAAAAAATGTTCCCTAATAAGTTGGGAATGATGATTGGAATCTATTCAGTGGGTATGGGACTTGGTGCATCTTTAAGTTCGGGACTCACGATCCCTCTACAAAAAACGTTCGGAGGGTCATGGAATAAGGCACTTGCAATATGGGGTGTATTAGCTATTATAGCTTTTATTGCTTGGTACCCAATGATTAAAAAAAGTGTAAGAAATATAGAAAATAAAAAGAGTGGATTACCTTATAAAAATAAGAAAGCATGGATGTTTACATTAATTTTTGGTTTACAATCAGGTTTATTTTATTGTATCAGTACATGGCTTGCACCATTAGCAGGAAAATTTGGAATCTCTAGTACAAAAGCAGGCACAGTGATTACTTTATTTACATTGGTTCAGATGGTGTGTAGCTTTATCATACCGACTCTAGCTGATCGATTTAAAAACCAAAAACTTTATTTAATAGGAAGTACAATTTTCGTCATGGCAGGCCTGTTATTTATTATTTTTGAAATTAACTTGTGGATTGCTGTTATTTTTATTGGGATCGCTTTAGGTGGTTTATTCCCATTAGCATTAGTTTTACCTTTAAATGCGACTAATACCGCTGAAGAAGCTAGAGCATGGACTGCTTTAATGCAATCAGTTGGATATATTATAAGTGGCTTTATTCCGATTATAGCTGGTCTTATACTCGATGCTACAGGAAGTATTATGAATATTTTTATTTTATTAGTAGTATTAAGCTTTATATTATTATGTCTAATTTTAGGTATTCCTCTAAAAGAGACATTAAAAATGAGCCGTAAAGCTAGTTAG
- a CDS encoding RNA-splicing ligase RtcB, whose translation MIEFNGKYNNGKILLDYVDTNVITQLKTILDTECFSNSNIVVMPDCHISSGGVMVGFTMTLNDYIIPSIVGVDIGCGVSAYYLGRMKTVKSEKLDKFIRKNIPIGSNIHDEPVIEPEEIAEAIERLGLNYNYVMSSIATLGGGNHFIEIDKDENNHFWLVIHTGSRHFGFEIAKHHMNVAKENMKQLFGENYKGFEYLSKKEDKDAYLKDLSIAQHFASLNREQIAKIIIGKYFKLDFDGIRKIESIHNYIDLKNNILRKGAISATEGEEVIIPFNMAFGCAVGKGKSSGDYNFSAPHGAGRIMSRTDAAYKVDLDIYQKAMKGVFTTSINKHTIDESPMVYKKPKLILENITEQIDIEFFMKPIYNLKADK comes from the coding sequence ATGATAGAATTTAACGGAAAATACAATAATGGAAAAATACTACTTGATTATGTGGATACAAATGTTATTACACAATTAAAAACGATATTAGATACGGAATGTTTTTCAAATTCAAACATCGTTGTTATGCCAGATTGCCATATATCTAGTGGCGGTGTAATGGTTGGTTTTACAATGACGTTGAATGATTATATTATTCCTTCAATCGTAGGAGTTGATATCGGGTGTGGTGTGAGTGCATATTATCTAGGGCGGATGAAAACAGTAAAGTCTGAAAAACTTGATAAGTTTATCCGAAAAAATATCCCAATAGGATCAAATATCCACGATGAACCAGTAATTGAACCGGAAGAGATTGCTGAGGCAATTGAGAGACTTGGTTTAAATTATAATTACGTAATGAGCAGTATTGCAACCCTTGGTGGTGGAAATCATTTTATTGAAATTGATAAAGATGAAAATAATCATTTTTGGCTCGTAATCCATACTGGTTCAAGACATTTTGGATTTGAAATTGCAAAACATCATATGAATGTCGCAAAAGAAAATATGAAACAATTATTCGGAGAAAACTATAAAGGTTTTGAATACTTATCTAAAAAAGAAGATAAAGATGCTTATTTAAAAGATCTTTCGATTGCGCAACACTTTGCTTCATTAAATCGTGAACAAATTGCGAAAATTATTATCGGAAAATATTTTAAATTAGATTTTGATGGAATTAGGAAAATCGAATCAATACATAATTATATCGATCTTAAAAACAATATCTTAAGAAAAGGTGCAATTTCAGCTACTGAAGGCGAAGAAGTGATTATTCCTTTTAATATGGCATTTGGTTGTGCCGTTGGAAAAGGTAAAAGTTCAGGTGACTATAATTTCTCAGCACCACATGGAGCAGGGCGTATTATGAGCAGAACAGATGCAGCATATAAAGTAGACTTAGATATTTATCAAAAAGCGATGAAAGGTGTCTTTACAACATCGATCAACAAACATACAATTGACGAATCTCCAATGGTGTATAAAAAACCGAAATTAATACTTGAAAATATTACTGAACAGATTGATATCGAATTTTTTATGAAGCCGATTTACAATTTAAAAGCAGACAAATAA